The DNA window TACATGAAGCCGTCAACCTTACTGTTCCTATATGAACTTGAAGATTGTGTTGATTATGTATGTCATCAATTAGATCAACATACGTACAGCGTGAGCGATAAATATAAGaagtttattactattttgcgTCAAAATCATATTACTAATCAAAGCGACGCTGCAAAGTTATTAcgcgaaaaatatgataaaacatgTCTCGTAGAGTGTGAGCTAATTGCTTACGCTTTcgatattattgtatatgatgCTTTATATGACAAGTAAAATGTGTAAAGAAAACCAGTCTTGTAAACTGTAAGCTAATTACGTTGTGAATCATATTGTACGTTATgctttatataacaaaataaatgtataaaaatgatattgtttgaattattttttcctatatagttttaagttaaaaattgtataaataaaacgaaatGGGGAAAAAGGGAAATATGAGGGagtaaaagaatgtaaaaatggatacgatatatattttttattcttagacCACCAATTAAACagcttaaatacattttgtaaagcacAGTTGTTCACATGATTCTGACATCGTAAAGTGTACATAATGTCCAACTTGTTTAGAGGTTCTATGTTTTCGTAATGCGTCTCGATATTCTCGACGTAAGCTTCCTGTCTCGCCTCGTCCAGAAGAAAATCACGcaaccattctcgtttctcacATCCCTTGACGTACACGAGAATTTCATCATCGGTTGCAGTTGTACCCATTACCGCCTTTGTAATCAAACTCCTAGTCATGCTGTGTGGAATTAATCCATCCTCCCATGATATTCCATGATGATTCACTTTCAACCATGCCACCTGACATCTTTCTGCCTTGGTAAGGTATTCCCATGGATAAGTGGGTGTAAACAAGTAGTGGGTGAGTTCAAATCCATCTTTGAGAGAGGCAAATTCcttaacgataaattttcCTCCAACGATGAAACCTTGCAGGTCTACGAACGTTGGTACAAGCATGACAGCTGTCGTTGAGAATACTGTGATTGACTTCGATGCGTCGTAGAGTTATATATTGTCTTATCTCCCTCTCctttaaggggttacaccaacctagacggtcgaaaaacaggcctaactttgatattttattcctcctaaacgggtagtgggaattaaatgaaattttgggtgattattgacttatgtttcgacaatataaaaaaaatttttttattaaacaatggcgacggaaagcagaaatatggccgccgacacacattgaggtttggaaaaacgcattttgcggtgaccactgtcccgtctaaacgatccatctgaaacaaaaaaacaaaatggtgtttttaagttaacagtagtggtttgtcggtgacgatcgccgattgtcgattttatcgtttgttacaaaatggcgatgagttgaagttaaaattaaaaaaaaaacgaaaaatttttgtccttttcatttttttattttttaatgaagaccgattaaaaaaaaaatagatcgtcaccgacaaaagaatgtttctgagagtattgtgtaaaaatttgaaaacgatccatccattagtttttgagatctggtggtcaccgactttgaaaaccatgttttgagaaaaacgcgtttaaagtttcaagtttagttctactattgttaatagccgaattttgcactttacctcTAGTCGACAATTCTGGGGCCATATGAGATTCCTTCCACATCAATAATAGCAGTGCTTTGTGAAGACTTTTGTTGACAGCGAGCAATCTTTTCTTCGCGCGTCGCCTTCTGCGCTCGTACTTCGGCCACATTGATGCGCGCTCGGTCttgattttcgcaatatgcagcacaattcttttattatcattaataaatatgcggcagcatcttcattaaatgtgtatgcagcaatattggcagcaatttgcacaacgtgtgcaccgctgtgctgcacttttggcgctatgcgccaaatcagattgttcaaactttcgttaacattttgcgtaaatccaccgacgcatttctccagtaaattatcactagaaagttgtttttaaatattggacgaatggctttaatcacatcatcgtccagtggcgatttatgttgatattgctccaattcgagcactcgaacgctcgatcccgttttactcaactctctgtaattccggcattttttcagatatcaacataaaactttcaggatatattctcgaaacttgaagcttcaagaaaatgtaataaaaaaaaaatcgaatttttttttccgctaggttggtgtaaccccttaatgTACAACGTTGTTAGGTGATTTTGCGCACAACGTTTGTCAACGGGTTGTACTGAACCACGCGGTCGTGTATGATGAGGCAGTACGCGGTGGTATTCATCGACACATTCTCTTTGCATTCAAATTCTATGCGCACGTCCACGGTTGCGCTCTTGATCGATTCATTTTGTCGAGAGCAATCGATGATTACGAATGGACCGTTAAGTAGAAAAGTTGAAGTGGTGAGGTTCGGCTCGAGATACTCGTATCCATAATAACCCTTGCAGAAACGCGCGTACATGTCGTACAGAATCgcccatttatttttatcgaaatccaaGTTCATATCGTCGTATGGATAACATTCCGAATTCAGATACAGTTTCACGTTTGTCAATTTGCAATGATCGAATCGGCTTGGATCCTCGGACACAATGTTCTTTCGACCCGTCTGCAGAGCAAAGATAACATATCGTGGCTTCTCAAGCTGAGTAGCGGTCTTGATGGCCCACGAATGCTTAGTTGTTTGCTGCAATAGTGGAAACTCGTACAGATCCCACGAACGAAAAGCCATGCTCAGGTACCGTCCGCTCTCCAGAGTACGCAGCATCGACAACTTATGTATCTCGTTCAGCAGTACGTGAGGCATGCGCCATTGTATCTTGAATATATCAATCGTGGGTTCCAACTCCGAACTTCCCATTAGACTGTTGTTATCGTTACGCgcgtgtattaaaattaactcgtGACGAGCGTTGATCACCACGCGTCTGTAATCCTCGCAAAACCCCAACAACATGTTGAGTGGTAcgcaataattaaagtatccaTTCACGTCCCAACCCGAAATCCATCCTGCGTTCCTCAGAATCACGTTTTTGTCTGACGACACAGTTGCATAGTTTTTCAGTgtgctggttattccaacatttctgttgcgatcaatttcTACACCGTCGAGTTCGTATCGAATCTCATCAAACATGAACGCGACACAATTATTTCCCAGTACCACCGAAAATCCCTCGGCAGGTTTGTTTATTGTCACTTTTCCCTCGATGTATAGAAAACTTTTGAACGGCAATGTGTACAGATCCTGTTGGTGTATGGGTATTCGTATCTCGTCGCTGTGCCCGAACGTTGTGTTGGCAAACGGATTGTACGTATGAGTCTCGATCTTGACGATGCGATCATCGAAGATCGGCTCGTCTCCGATGTTTAGAATGTCAGTCATCGTTATCAGACGTTTCGCACCGCGAATCCCagagattgtaaaaatttaacgtttgacGCGTTGAGCTTCTTTTTCTCGGGACAACAGGatgattgaatattattaaacgttGTCGCAAGAGTATCGGGTGACTGTTGGAATGTTGGCACTGGTGTGGAGATAACGTTATCTTTCGCGCGCTGCGATGTGTTTAGcacgagcatctcacgttcGCGTTATTGTTGCAACCGTCGTCGCACGTGCAGTCTGACGGTGATTTCTTCTCCTCGAAAATCAAGCAATCGTCCGTTCTGATCGACGGCGCGTATTGTCAGATCCGTAATGCACCGCACGATGATTGGCAGATAAATGATTTGTGTGGGCCtttccgatatcttatatcctggtGGCACGCTCGGTGAAAACTCATGTATCGTGTGTACACTCTTATTGTTGCTGTACGCGCCCGCGGTCACGTTGCATTCCACGCGAATAATGTTCACGTTCATTATGTTGATCGACACGTCCGATTCGTGCCATTTTCGCGGTAGCAGTACACCACGCTTCGGTGAGAATCCTAGCAGCAATCCTATGTTGTTGGGTTTACCAAAATGTATACTGTAGGCGCATTTGATCTCACATCTCATTGTATTGTAGTTGGCGCGAAGCGTTATCGGATACTCcccatcattatcatcatcgtTGCCCCCACGCGTAACGTCACCGGAATGAGTTCCATCGTGTTGCGGACGTTTTCGTGAAATTGTGCGTTTCAAAAATTCGTTTATAGCTCGCAGTTCGTACGATCCCTCGGGAATCGTACTCTCCGTGTTATCCTTGTCAAAGTAAAACGTATTGTTTGAGGCATTCACGTTCGGTATCGTGTTATAGGTTTCAAAAATCGTTAGACCGAGCTCATAATCATCGTCGCTCAAATCTATAGCTGGAGAATAGTGTGCCGCGAGAACGCTGCTCTTGCCGCTCAGGGTAAACGTCAGCGACATGATGGTGGTGAAATACTGAGTCTTTGCGGTACTAGTtcagctttttaaatttacacgcGTTGAAGAAACTGCAGGCAGAGTTGTCCACAAATGCTCTGATCGTACGTTTGATAGGACGTTCGATTATACTCAATCGTTGTCACCCCGTCCCCAAAGTATCGTACTAGTTCTCTAGGTGGTCGAAGATTGCCGAAACTATCGAAATACGTGACGTGGTTACCCCTCTTTGCGTACGCCACCCAGTGAGTGCCGGGGCCCGTCGTATCGTCCAAATTTATGATACCACTCTCGTTTAGACGCGCACCACTCGTCGGTAACGCGTTACGCATAAAAACACCTCTGAAATATGGAATACGCGCGCGTTTTGCTAGTTGCGTAAATTGCACGTTCATCGTCGCACCTGTGGGTAGTGTTAATGTTTCttcgacgtttttttttttcttctgtacaCCTTTTCCATGTTTGTACGGGGCGAGATACAGTCCTCGCCCGCGTTTGTATGGGGCGAGATATAAGCCGTGACCTTCCATCGCGCGATTGTGACGCTGTAACTCCTCGAGCTGACGTCGCGCGGCTTTGTTGTCGTTCACCGCCTTTGCCACACCAGCCGCTCCACCAATCAAGGATCCGAGTGCACCCAATATTGGTAAAATCGGTAATGCACCACCTCGTTTTGCAGCTTGAAgtatgcgtttttttttcgtcgatTTTTTCGTTGAATTCTTCTTCATACTCATACCAATCTTCGTTTTGGCTTTCATGGCTGCCCAGACAGCAGCAGTTGCTGCTCTTTCCCCGAGAGGTGAATCTTTTGCGATTACCCGTTTTAGCGCTTTGTCCGCGAGTATCTTGTCCGCCGCGTGTCTGTCGATGAGCTCGTTGCTCTGGGAGTacgcaatgtcgtgttcgcgACACGCCGCGTCGAGCGGATGTATACCTTGATCACCTCTGGCCAATCGCTTTTTCAGCCGAGTACCCGGACTGCAAAACTGGTAACCGGGAATATGTAATTCGAAAAGAAGAGCGTTTATCGCGCGATTCAGCAGTTGACCACAGCCGCGTTTTACCATTGCGACAGCCGGCATTCGACACAATTTTTGATCAACGGCGCGGGTCCGTCGATGTGCGTCCGCTGCCACGGTTGATTGTAATGCTCGTAGCAACGACGATAGCTTCGAACCTCTAGATCAGCCCTTATATGTTCCGGAAGCCTGTCCCAAACGTGTTCGATGTAGTTGCCACACACGCGTAGCAAAATAGGTTTTGGCACGAATTCTAACTGCTCGGCGCTCAATTCGAGTATATCGGAGGGGTGTGACAGTATAAGATACATGTTTGATACTGAGCGATGCGTGATTTTACACGCCTATAAATAGCCTCAGATCGCAACATGTTTCGTtctgaataaagaaaaaaatatatagagagaTGTTAAACATGAAACggttatacatatacgtaaggATGTTTAAAACGTGAAATGAACGTaagaagtacgtgaacgaaTGTGGAACGAACGTGTGAAGtatgtgaacgaacgtgaaataaacgtaaaaagtatgtaaacgaacgtggaaagtacatgaacgaacgtgaaacgaacataagaagtatgtgaacgaacgtaagaagtacgtaaacgaacgtggaaagtatgtgaaacgaacgtggaaagtacgtgaacgaacgtgaaacgaacataagaagtacgtaaacgaacgtggaaagtacgtgaacgaacgtgaaacgaacataagaagtacgtaaacgaacgtggaaaatacgtgaacgaacgttaaaagtatgtgaacgaacgtaaaaatattaattctatattaatttagcagTCATCTTCAACAGGATCGCCCATTAGTACGCACGGTGATAAGTTGTGTCACGCCCGACTATTGATAAACACAGCGATCACGCCCAACCATTGCGAGGTATAGCGTCACGCCCGCGCAGCCATTGAGACACGCTGCGACGAGCTTATCTTCCTTCTTCGCGCGGCCATTGATACGCACCGTAATGAGCTTATCTTCTTCCTTTATGCTTTCTCTATCCGTACGCTGCattcacacacacgcacacatactcATATACAGCATACGCTGCACTCACTCGCCTATAAATAGGTCGTTCGATTCCACTATATAATCAGATTCCGAAATGCGCGATGCTGCCTACTACCATACGCGCAATTATTTGTGGCCCATCGAACTGCGGTAAAACCAACATTATGATAAACTTGTTGGAATGTCCGCACGGTGTACGTTTCgagaacgtgtacgtgtactcgaaatctttgcaacagccgaaatatcggtatttggaaaatttgttAAGATCGATGAAtgaaattaactattttacgTTCTCCAATAACTGTGACGTCATTCCGCCGAATGAAGCGCGTCCAAACTCAATTTTCATCTTTGACGATATTGCGTGCGACAAGCAGGATGCCGTGAGAGAGTATTTTGCGATGGGTCGGCATTCGAACGTCGACTGCTTTTATCTTTGTCAGTCGTACGCGAGAATAcctaaacatcttatacgcgacaacGCAAACCTGCTGATCCTGTTTAAACAGGATGGTACCAACCTGAAACATGTGTACAATGATCATGTTAACACCGATATGTCATACGATGATTTTTGTGCGTTATGTCGTGATTGTTGGCGGCGTGATTATGGATTTCTAGTAATAGACAAGGATAGTTCACTTACTAACGGGCGATATAGAAGAGGATTTAACGAGTTCGCGATGCTGCGGAGCGATTAGTCGTCATCGATACTTCGTTGGGGATGAAACGTGAGCGATCGACGCTGTCTGTCAACATGATTGGGAACAACGAAACGCGTGAGCGCGAGAAAATCGCGAAGGAAATTGAGAAAACGAGCGAATCGATTCGTAAGAAACATCGCGCTTTGAAGACCGGTAGGATCGAGGAGAATATCGCGGCGAAGAGACACTTCGAGCCGCTCATTGAGCCGCTGCAAAAGATCGTCGATAATTCCGGCGTCCGCGTGATAAAGGAAGAACCGCGTGTCGATGACGTAGGCATCGAAACATCGTTCATCCAGAAggatgtgataaaaaataaaagaaaacgaaaagaCAGTTCAGTGGACCATGCATTAAGTGAATCGAACAAATGGATGCGATATATGTCAAACGATGCAATGAATTTACCGTCGCCATCGGTGCAGCATACGTCAAACGATGCAATGAATATACCGTCACCGTCGGTGCAGCGTACGTCCAACGACGTGATAGATCCGTCAGCGATAACGTCCACACCGCGTATGGTAGCTGCACAATCAATGATTGAAGCTCCAAAACCGTTAAATAAGGCTCTCGAGACTGTTTATGAATCCGCCGACGATTCGTTTGCGACAACCATTCGAAATCGATTACAAACGTCAGAAGGTCTAGAAACGTTATCTCAGCACTTGGGGCCGCTGGGTCAAAAGTACATCGGAGATTTTCTCAGCGGTCGtggtgaaaaagaaaaaattatggataCCGTGTACGGCGTTCGTTTAGACAAGGATGGTATGATGTTGGGTAATAAAACGTTCGACGTCAACAGTAGTGATCACATAATTATCGGTGATGTAAAATACGTTGGTACACACGGTCTTTACGAACTGAACTTTAAACAATATCCCAACGATTCAGTCTACACGGAAAACGATAAACGAAAGTACAAAGATATATTGTTGGCTACAAACGCGCATAAACGTAATTACGTTACACACGGCCGATTATTAGCCAATAAGGGatacaagtataaatatataattgcaccgttattaaaatatgattttacgaGCGGAATGGGATTACCTCGCGCTATGACACCAAACGATGATGCAATCGGAAAGGAATTACCTCGCGCTATGACACTAAACGACAACATGATCGATTACGTGCATTGGGACGATCCTAACGAACTGGTGGATCGTCTACGGTTGCTCGAAGCCTCGCATCGGGCTGGTCATAACGCTCATGACAACGAGATGCTGTCCATCATCGAAAAACTTCGCGAGGCAggccttattataaattaacttgcGTATCGTCAAAACAAATCAGTTGATCGACGTCACCCCATACATCAAACATGAAATTACCGAAATCTAATGTTAGTTCCGAAAAACGACGACTCGTCGAGGAACTGCACGCTTCagcgagaaaaaattttccgcGGAGACACGTCATAGTTCGAGGATACGATGATCTGTGGCAGGCCGATATCGTCGAGATGATTCCGTACTCACGTTTCAACAAAGGTTACCACTACATACTTACCGTCATCGATGTGTTGAGCAAGTACGCGTGGGCTATACCGCTCAAGATCAAAAGTGGAAGCGAGACAGCTGACGCTATCGCTGAGATAATTCAAGAGAGCGGCAGACGtccgaaaaatttacaaaccgATATGGGGAAGGAGTTTTACAACGCCGACGTGCagaaactattgcaaaaacatgACATTAACCATTATTCCACGTACTCGGTAATGAAGGCGTCGGTCGTCGAACGCTTTAATCGCACGCTGAAGAACGATATGTGGAAGCAGTTTACGCTCAACGGTAATTACAAGTGGATTGACCTGTTATCACGTCTCGTGTCGAATTACAACGTTCGGAAGCACCGAACGATCGGTGTGCGACCCGTCGACGTAACTCCTGCGATGGCTGAAAGACTCTTGGATACGATATACAGCACTATAAAGATTGTTGGTCCAGCGAAATTCAAAGTAGGCGACTCTGTACGCGTGAGCAAGTACAAGACAATTTTCGAGAAAGGTTACACACCAAATTGGACAACCGAGGTGTTCAAGATCGTTAAAGTGCAGCGTACCAACCCCGTAACTTATTTACTCGAGGATTATCGTGGAACATCTATCGctggagcgttctacgagcATGAGTTGCATCGCGCGACTCACCCGGATGTATTTCTGGTAGAGAAAGTATTGCGCAGGAAAGAAAACGAGGTTTATGTCAAGTGgttgggattcgatggatcacACAATTCGTGGATACACAAagacaatgttatttaatgtaGTATTTAatgtagtataaaaaattgttttttattataaacataaaaagtgtagtgcatacattatataaaaaatatataattttttgtgacatATATGAAGCATCTTTATTATCCTTCCATCGTCCATTTCTAACGTTAcacataaattatcaaataatttttaaaaatacatataacataaaatacacaatatGTGTAAcacgtaaaatatatgaagtattaaatgtaaaattataaaataaatgtaaaacgtaaaatacataaaatataaactataaaatatgtgaaacgtgaacattaaaatataaatgtaaaatataaaatacataaaacgcaaatataaaaatggctgtacaatacaaaaatattataaaggtaTTTGATAATGCCCCCACGGCAACGTCTTTACCGAATCAGGTACGAGATACCGCTTGTCGTCGTATGGACTTAGAGCGATTTTCGTTTCACGTACCGTGTATACCTCATGCAATTTAGATCGTATACACGTCTGATGACGCGTCATCTCTATCTCATCTCGCAGACACCGCATGTAATCGTCGAATGTTATCGTTCTTGCGACAACGTTACACTTTACACCCTTTGCTTTTTTAGCGTCATTCTTTCCATCCACTTTTAACGCGTACATTTTCGCTCTGAGTCCAACGAACTCGGTCATTATCGCACCGTTGTTTTCGTCCTTCATTAGCCCGGGAACTTTCTTGTTCGCaagaggcataccgtacgcgTTACTAGtcggataatcgctcgtgtcgaACCTTGCGATAtcacgttttatattttcatatacgtCGTCGCACTCAATGTGATACACGAGACTATCAGT is part of the Monomorium pharaonis isolate MP-MQ-018 chromosome 2, ASM1337386v2, whole genome shotgun sequence genome and encodes:
- the LOC118644310 gene encoding uncharacterized protein LOC118644310, encoding MTDILNIGDEPIFDDRIVKIETHTYNPFANTTFGHSDEIRIPIHQQDLYTLPFKSFLYIEGKVTINKPAEGFSVVLGNNCVAFMFDEIRYELDGVEIDRNRNVGITSTLKNYATVSSDKNVILRNAGWISGWDVNGYFNYCVPLNMLLGFCEDYRRVVINARHELILIHARNDNNSLMGSSELEPTIDIFKIQWRMPHVLLNEIHKLSMLRTLESGRYLSMAFRSWDLYEFPLLQQTTKHSWAIKTATQLEKPRYVIFALQTGRKNIVSEDPSRFDHCKLTNVKLYLNSECYPYDDMNLDFDKNKWAILYDMYARFCKGYYGYEYLEPNLTTSTFLLNGPFVIIDCSRQNESIKSATVDVRIEFECKENVSMNTTAYCLIIHDRVVQYNPLTNVVRKIT